Below is a window of Nitrospinota bacterium DNA.
CCCAAAAAAAAGCCAACGGCAATGCCGGCAACGGGAATAAAGAACATCCATGCGTCCGATGCTATTTTCATCACCCGTTCAGTCCTGGATCTTCTTGCCAACCCAGGGCATCATGGAACGCAGGTTTTCGCCCACCTTTTCGATGAGGTGGTCGGCGTCTTTTTTCACCAATGCGTTGAACATCGGGCGGCCGACGCGGTTTTCCAGTATGAACTCGCGGGCAAATTCGCCGCGCTGGATTTCGGAGAGGATTTTTTTCATCTCCTTGCGGGTCTCGGCGTTCACCACGCGCGGGCCGCGGGTCACGTCGCCGTAGCGGGCGGTGTCGGAGACGGAGTAGCGCATATTGGCGATTCCCCCTTCGAACATGAGGTCGACGATCAGCTTAAGCTCGTGGAGACATTCGAAGTAGGCCACTTCGGGCTGGTAGCCCGCTTCCACCAGCGTATCGAAACCGGCGCGGACCAGTTCGGACGCCCCGCCGCACAGTACCGCCTGTTCGCCGAAGAGATCGGTTTCGGTTTCTTCCTTGAACGTGGTCTCGATGATGCCGGCGCGCGCGCCGCCGATGCCGCGCGCGTAGGCCAGCCCCACATTCATCGCGTCGCCGGTGGCGTTTTGGTACACGGCGATGAGGCACGGCACGCCCCCCCCCTGCTGGTACTGGCGGCGGACCAGGTGGCCCGGCCCCTTGGGGGCGACCATGAAGACGTCGATATCCGCCGGCGGCACGATCTGGCTGAAGTGAATGTTGAAGCCGTGGGCGAAGGCCAGCGCCGCGCCCGCCTTCATGTTCGGGCGCACCTCTTCGTGATACAGGCCGGCGGCCACGTGATCCGGCACCAGCATCATGATTACCTGCGCGGCCTTGGCGGCCTCGGCGACGGTTTTCACTTCGAGGCCGTCGCGCTTCGCCAGCGCTTCAAAGCGGCTGCCGGGGCGCAGACCGACCACCACTTTCACGCCGCTCTCCTTGAGGTTCAGCGCGTGCGCATGCCCCTGCGATCCGTAGCCAATAACCGCCACGGTCTTTTTGGCGATATATTTGAGGTCGGTGTCTTTTTCGTAGTACAT
It encodes the following:
- the ilvC gene encoding ketol-acid reductoisomerase, translating into MAAKMYYEKDTDLKYIAKKTVAVIGYGSQGHAHALNLKESGVKVVVGLRPGSRFEALAKRDGLEVKTVAEAAKAAQVIMMLVPDHVAAGLYHEEVRPNMKAGAALAFAHGFNIHFSQIVPPADIDVFMVAPKGPGHLVRRQYQQGGGVPCLIAVYQNATGDAMNVGLAYARGIGGARAGIIETTFKEETETDLFGEQAVLCGGASELVRAGFDTLVEAGYQPEVAYFECLHELKLIVDLMFEGGIANMRYSVSDTARYGDVTRGPRVVNAETRKEMKKILSEIQRGEFAREFILENRVGRPMFNALVKKDADHLIEKVGENLRSMMPWVGKKIQD